One Brassica napus cultivar Da-Ae chromosome C2, Da-Ae, whole genome shotgun sequence DNA window includes the following coding sequences:
- the LOC125582394 gene encoding uncharacterized protein LOC125582394, producing the protein MKAPDSFQNRGFWCDFHRDRGHKTEDCIALKIEVNELLRKGHLREFLSEKANSHLSKETTGMPTEAAPVSPPRQDRVIHVISGSSKVSGISHAAERKSTWNAKHGLEAAKPKRLLLGTDEISFTAKEQEKVLTPYHDALVISFIVANCLVKRILVDNGSSDNIIFRDAYKDMGLEGGALTRRVTPSGEVKQTAGEIPSPYTPKESTC; encoded by the coding sequence ATGAAAGCCCCCGACTCTTTCCAGAATCGTGGCTTCTGGTGCGACTTCCACCGAGACCGCGGTCACAAAACGGAGGACTGCATCGCACTAAAGATCGAGGTCAACGAGCTGCTTAGGAAAGGGCACCTCAGGGAGTTCCTTTCCGAGAAGGCCAATAGCCATCTAAGCAAGGAGACAACGGGTATGCCCACTGAAGCTGCTCCTGTCTCGCCACCGCGACAGGACCGAGTGATCCATGTCATCTCGGGCAGTTCAAAAGTCAGCGGCATAAGCCATGCAGCCGAGAGGAAAAGCACGTGGAACGCCAAGCACGGCCTAGAGGCTGCCAAGCCAAAACGCCTGCTCCTAGGGACGGACGAAATAAGTTTCACGGCCAAGGAGCAGGAGAAAGTCCTCACTCCTTACCATGACGCCCTGGTTATTTCGTTCATTGTAGCGAACTGCCTGGTAAAAAGGATACTGGTAGATAATGGAAGCTCAGACAACATCATCTTCCGGGACGCATACAAGGACATGGGGCTGGAGGGAGGCGCCCTAACTCGTAGGGTAACCCCCAGCGGGGAAGTCAAGCAAACCGCTGGGGAGATACCCTCCCCATATACGCCGAAGGAGTCAACATGTTAA